The genomic interval GCCATCTTGTGGCACAGAATTGTCTTACAGCTTGTGACCCTGTTAAAGTCAAGTGAGGCTCAATGTGGTTCATGGCCACAAGGTTTAGGGTTGATCTTTTAAAGGTGCAACAGtgatttaacatgtttaatcaAGCCGTTGTTGATATGAGTGAGCTACTGTTGCCCCTCCATTGTTATCCTCCTGCCTAAGGTGGCTGAGTGCTGCATCAATCCCATCTGACCCACAATGAGAGATGAGgctgtttttgctgtgttgttcctttttttaaggTTTGTGGTTTGACGGGAGCGAGCGTCGCTTCGCATGGGCAACGTGCGCGCACACAGAGGACTGCAAGTGCGTGGCAGAGGGTGGTGAAAACAGTGCCGGCAGGAAAGAGGTGGGTCCTCCACCGTCAGTTCCTTTTAATCCGCACCATCATACAGCCTGCATTCAGGGTTAAAGCGTCCTTCCCGGTCTGACCGACCATCCCGGAGCAGGTTACTGGTATCCAGGAGGACCCGCGGTGCGCCAGCGCTCTAAATGGGAAATCTGCCGCTCTTCCTGAGGTAACTGATGGAATGACGCGCTGCCTCCACGCAGGTTGCCTGTTTTGCGGAACTTGAATGAACGTGAATGCTGTCATTGTCCTCGCGCGACCTGCATCTGAGTCGGTAGAGCGACCAACTGTAACATACACGTCGTCAAATACCATCACGCACACGATAAACCCACACATATAGACATGACCTTCTATGCGTTTGTAGAGTGTGTTTGTAGAAAACGTTTTATGTTTAGTACGTGACAGCTGAGAAATGAAAGGAATATTTCAACGATTCAGGCCTTAAAGACACTAAATGATAAATGCGTGGCCAATACGGCCCACTGTGTCCCTTCTTCTCTATGACTTTATAATCTTATCAATAACAAAGCCCCATATATTTGTATTAACTATGCACGAGTCTAAATACTTTTCATGtatcacaaacattttaaaaaatcctgttTATATCTCGGCGGAAGAAGAAGGTTGTGATGGGTGTAGACACACGTGAAGTGAGTAAAAATAGAACCGATAACCTTGTTTCCACACGCAATAAAGCTTAATAGCCtaataaaacatcacataactgctgaagacaacatttaaattttcttcaGCTAAATCCAACATAAAATaccactaataataaataatgctgTCTTCCCGATGATGCCATGTAAACCATTCCAGTCCAATGGTCTTTGTCAGAGTGTGTGAAATCttttttaatctgatttgagATTTATTTGTTCCAGTCTCTCCAGGACTGATGCAGCTTTGTCTCCGCAAGTCAGTGGAGGGAAGTTTGCAGCCCAGAGGATCCGAAATGGCATAACTTATTATTACAGTCCGTTCTCCATGGCAGGGGACCAGACTGTATGTCTTGCTAAAGAATGTCAACCCAGCACTGATCTCTGTCCCACTTCACCCCCTACTAAATGTTCATCCGCAGACCCTTCTTCCTCTGTGCTCCTCTCTGGCTCACAATCACAGACATCAGCCTCCTACCAGAACCAATCAGATTCCGTCTTCACTTCCCGTCCACTTCTTGTTCTCTTCTCCTGGCTCGGAGCCCAGCCAGGGGCAGTGGCTAAGTACAGGGACCTATACCTAGACCATGATATGGATGTCCTCCTGGTTCAGAGCAGTGTGATGCACTTCCTCTGGCCTCGCTGGGGGCTCGACTATGGGTTGCAAATCTTGAAGCTTCTGCAGGAGCCTCCGTTCTCAAAGAGGCCAGTGCTGGTCCATGCTTCCTCCATCGGTGGCTACACTTTCACACAGGTACTCACCCACATCGCCCAGGGACCGAAAACACACGCAGACCTGGCTCAGAGGGTGATAGGGCACATATACGACAGCTTGGTGGTTGGTTCTCTGGAGCACATGGCGATAGGTGAGTGTGAAACATCCCCCACAGTCCCACTTGGCCTCAGCTTACTTTTGTGTTGGATGTGTGTCTGATCTTTAAATAATCCATTTGGGCAGCTGACCTACTGTACTGGCCCAGTTTTGTGGCAGCAGATTTCTAACTAGCCTGGAGGATCAAGTTTCCCTTGAATCGTTTAGtccaaaacattttccaaaaccgTGAAACCTTCCTGTCACACTTTCCCATGagaatagaaaatgaaatggaaaaataatattttaatattaataataatatttaatatttaattattaacttATGTGCTGATACCAAACTGCTCTtacttataaaatatttattcttttatttatttgccatCTGCTATTGTTTTTCAGGCCTTGGCAGGACTCTGATGCCACGTTTAGAGGTCTTCATCAAACACACCACCCTGCTTTACTTCTGGCTCTTTAAAAGCCACACCGCAGACTTCTACAACACCAGCATCCAGGTTTTCCACAACAACCCAATCACCTCACCGgccctcttcttcttcagt from Channa argus isolate prfri chromosome 21, Channa argus male v1.0, whole genome shotgun sequence carries:
- the LOC137106933 gene encoding uncharacterized protein; this translates as MGNLPLFLSLSRTDAALSPQVSGGKFAAQRIRNGITYYYSPFSMAGDQTVCLAKECQPSTDLCPTSPPTKCSSADPSSSVLLSGSQSQTSASYQNQSDSVFTSRPLLVLFSWLGAQPGAVAKYRDLYLDHDMDVLLVQSSVMHFLWPRWGLDYGLQILKLLQEPPFSKRPVLVHASSIGGYTFTQVLTHIAQGPKTHADLAQRVIGHIYDSLVVGSLEHMAIGLGRTLMPRLEVFIKHTTLLYFWLFKSHTADFYNTSIQVFHNNPITSPALFFFSENDALCDPVVMEQMIDLWRKRGVAVQSRKWKESIHAAHMRCHPQDYLSSLEKFLMSLSVSSFRAEM